Proteins co-encoded in one Podospora pseudoanserina strain CBS 124.78 chromosome 7 map unlocalized CBS124.78p_7, whole genome shotgun sequence genomic window:
- a CDS encoding uncharacterized protein (COG:S; EggNog:ENOG503PC7D) has protein sequence MDASSLLALPTSPAPSSLQIFALFINFFFPVLAFIVVSVRVAGRVASSQFSMDDWLVCIAMLMSVAETVISFFFIKTNFIGIPISQVPSHDPTQGLIWAYAVQILYNPILALVKSSALIFLSRLFGQKDGVRRFLLWLNIANISQMVAVFFAITFQCLPIAFNWDLTTRGGRCVDRRVLYTCTAVINIATDLLILGTPIWIFAKLKIPRRTKMALLFVFLLGFLVTITSVVRLVLLVQGLFNLTALSDPTSNVGFVTSAIETNLALITASAPALRPIFRRRERGGWLGRSTIAPATTNGAPDLESGQKSVGWDKANRSSSPARSVRAKFGRGGSKLSRGGRARRGGRGGKLRPIITRVITTTEQQQELRSSSPRESEEQTMTRNGIMRVSDVQREIEEIAIGLARTTTMTSRGSMEEERGRTRERVVVYSESIYPEYVPDLLPGDGGGGKLDLRVRDEERRYDEGRVSRRYGVVTPRAGVTPTGRGWEGSGRPF, from the exons ATGGACGCCTCTTCACTTCTTGCCCTGCCGACTTCGCCGGCACCATCTTCACTACAGATCTTTGCGCTCTTTATCAACTTTTTCTTTCCGGTGTTGGCTTTTATAGTGGTTTCCGTCAGGGTGGCGGGCAGGGTGGCCAGCAGCCAGTTTTCCATGGATGATTGGCTGGTCTGCATTGCCATGCTGATGTCGGTCGCAGAGACGGTCATCAGCTTCTTTT TCATCAAAACAAACTTCATTGGCATCCCCATCAGCCAAGTCCCATCCCACGACCCTACTCAGGGTCTTATCTGGGCTTATGCCGTGCAGATATTGTACAACCCCATTCTCGCCCTCGTCAAGTCATCTGCGCTTATTTTCCTGTCTCGATTGTTCGGTCAAAAAGACGGCGTCAGACGGTTTCTGCTCTGGCTCAACATTGCCAACATCTCCCAGATGGTGGCTGTCTTTTTTGCTATCACGTTTCAATGCCTACCCATCGCCTTTAATTGGGATCTCACTACTAGGGGTGGTAGGTGTGTTGACCGCCGGGTGCTATACACTTGCACGGCCGTGATCAACATCGCCACCGACCTCCTGATCTTGGGGACGCCGATTTGGATATTTGCCAAGCTGAAGATACCGAGACGGACAAAGATggcgttgttgtttgtttttttgttggggTTTTT AGTAACCATCACCTCCGTCGTCCGCCTCGTCTTGCTGGTTCAGGGATTATTCAACCTTACTGCGCTGTCTGATCCGACGTCGAACGTCGGGTTTGTCACCTCTGCCATTGAGACGAACCTGGCGCTTATTACCGCTTCTGCCCCGGCGTTGAGGCCTATAtttcggaggagggagaggggtgggtggttaGGTCGATCCACCATCGCCCCTGCGACAACCAATGGAGCTCCTGATTTGGAATCAGGGCAGAAATCGGTTGGTTGGGACAAGGCTAATAGATCGTCCTCCCCTGCGAGGAGTGTCAGGGCTAAGTTTGGACGTGGCGGGAGTAAGTTGtctcgaggagggagggcgagaagaggggggagaggagggaaatTACGGCCTATCATCACCAGGGTCATCACGACGaccgaacagcagcaggagctCCGAAGTTCGAGTCCGAGGGAGAGCGAGGAGcagacgatgacgaggaatGGGATTATGAGGGTTAGTGATGTGCagagggagattgaggagattGCTattgggttggcgaggactACGACAATGACGAGTAGGGGgtcgatggaggaggagagggggaggacaagggagagggtggtggtttatAGTGAGAGTATTTATCCGGAGTATGTTCCTGATTTATTacctggtgatggtggggggggaaAGTTGGatttgagggtgagggatgaggagaggaggtatgatgaggggagggtgtcgaggaggtaTGGGGTTGTTACGCCTAGGGCTGGGGTGACGCCTacggggaggggttgggaggggagtgggCGGCCTTTTtag
- the IRS4 gene encoding Increased rDNA silencing protein (EggNog:ENOG503P3HT; COG:T; COG:U) gives MMMGWWLREWLSIYMRAVGGGSARQSSASFIAATLAASRSTSPIPNTNQKANNNGVTQARPGRSRGHSTGAASVLSMAPSLGPKSVDALDTESIMPTTSLVSLFESKGGEDVDPVKKRDAPTPSQQKVSPSLSPRGRSPGPAGEKQTQEVLDEQQTKTKLKPKPKPKPKKTPESTEKPKAEGESKLEHHEIKRPGTPPSKFSSPAVSTQVVSPQPRRVAKTAKLEPPALPPARKTSDKNTKTPTVEVTAIRSASMEEARPEEKQTANVVEQRPVPAAPVMRRVSECSMSSDDSFVSASSAQQPEPEEVEEPTPQEQDNKPQEQQQQQQQQSKQAPKPPKSRRRPASSPPPRRPSAPRLSTPNLGLDSLTNAIVASNLASSRLTPSPLAPPPIPPPSRRHNPHHHHNDKSHNASLPQRTVDSLTPHRSGNSKSGSRSPKRTGMLTTLRQPPTSLSDDEDARRKMHRHAHRKGKVLGHHIPGRRNHAHHEGSRSRWRDEVTARQRRRYEAVWASNKGLFMRPGWGFTGGEDDDEEGRAQAGTKEADLVVNVVVRDIWDRSRLPREELAEIWGLVDRGGKGALGREEFVVGMWLVDQRLRGRRLPGRVGGSVWESVGQGVVRVLPPKGELRKKR, from the exons atgatgatgggctggTGGCTCAGAGAGTGGCTCAGTATCTACATGCGGGCAGTGGGGGGGGGATCAGCCCGG CAATCGTCTGCCTCGTTTATAGCTGCCACGCTCGCCGCCAGCAGGTCTACTTCTCCGATTCCGAACACGAACCAAAAGGCAAACAACAATGGTGTTACCCAGGCCCGCCCGGGTAGGAGCAGGGGACATAGCACCGGAGCTGCGAGCGTGTTGTCTATGGCGCCGAGTTTAGGTCCGAAGTCGGTGGATGCGCTGGATACCGAGTCGATAATGCCGACGACGTCTTTGGTGTCGTTGTTTGAAAGcaagggcggggaggatgttgacCCTGTTAAGAAGAGGGACGCGCCCACACCTAGTCAGCAAAAGGTATCACCCTCGCTGTCACCGAGGGGTAGGAGCCCTGGGCCGGCCGGTGAAAAGCAGACACAGGAAGTGCTGGACGAACAACAGACCAAGACAAAGCTTAAACCAAAACCGAAGCCTAAGCCTAAAAAGACGCCCGAGTCTACTGAGAAGCCTAAAGCTGAGGGTGAGTCAAAGCTTGAGCATCATGAGATAAAGCGTCCTGGCACGCCTCCTTCGAAATTTTCTTCGCCTGCTGTTTCTACACAAGTTGTCTCTCCTCAACCAAGAAGGGTTGCTAAGACGGCAAAACTGGAACCCCCGGCACTACCACCTGCTAGGAAGACCAGTGACAAGAATACGAAAACACCTACTGTTGAGGTTACTGCTATCCGGTCGGCCAGTATGGAGGAAGCCAGGCCTGAAGAGAAGCAAACTGCCAATGTGGTTGAGCAGAGGCCAGTCCCGGCAGCGCCAGTCATGCGTCGGGTGTCTGAGTGCTCAATGTCTTCTGATGACAGCTTCGTGTCAGCATCCTCAGCTCAGCAACCAGAGCCGGAAGAAGTTGAGGAACCTACCCCTCAAGAACAAGACAACAAGCCCcaagagcaacaacaacaacaacaacaacaatcaaAACAAgcacccaaaccacccaaatCCCGTCGCCgcccagcctcctccccaccaccacgccgACCTTCAGCACCAAGGCTatcaacccccaacctcggcctcgactccctcaccaacgccaTCGTAGCCAGCAACTTGGCTTCTTCCCGACTAACCCCCTCTCCATtagcaccaccccccatccctcctccttccagacGCCataacccccaccaccatcacaacgATAAATCCCACAACGCTTCCCTTCCGCAAAGAACAGTCGACTCTTTGACGCCTCATCGCAGTGGCAATTCCAAATCGGGAAGTCGCTCCCCAAAACGGACGGGAatgctcaccaccctccgGCAACCCCCCACGTCTCTGtcagatgacgaagacgCCAGAAGGAAAATGCACAGGCACGCCCACCGGAAGGGAAAGGTGCTCGGTCATCACATACCCGGCCGGAGGAACCACGCTCACCATGAGGGGTCGAGAtcgaggtggagggatgAGGTTACGgcaaggcagaggaggaggtatgaGGCTGTTTGGGCGAGCAATAAGGGGTTGTTTATGAGGCCGGGGTGGGGGTTTAccggtggggaggatgatgatgaggaagggagggCACAGGCTGGGACGAAGGAGGCAGATTTGGTTGTTAatgttgtggtgagggatatTTGGGACAGGAGTCGGCTGccgagggaggagctggccgagatatgggggttggttgatcggggggggaagggggcgttgggacgggaggagtttgtggtGGGGATGTGGCTCGTCGAtcagaggttgagggggaggaggttgcccgggagggtgggggggagtgtCTGGGAGAGCGTGGggcagggggtggtgagggttttGCCGCCGAagggggagttgaggaagaagaggtga
- a CDS encoding uncharacterized protein (EggNog:ENOG503NVCG) produces the protein MMSARSYLVSRHASPPQPRPKSTPTPTPIPTSHLRSSSSAPAPTPTSIRTIAEEYERFPQHPTPVTVSNSSRVTAPAMPSKRRETSRLGSSALSPPRTTTTISRPITPSTPVQIPSRPKSRDTLRPQKPHRHHGDRRHNSASHRPKDGHSPDVIPPSVAALLAITSIPPPRQTRSVRQAKMEKRMTVESIIERAQESEKELSLSLSKSPLDLLLMSPEDLEAESDSMSYCESSMGSVLSTRTVSLESMPSLCNSYATDTLSSLESPRTPIRRRSVKPTRRSLTPVASPPEEVLSHPLSSPEVAVEQLDFSVFDEDKAETQDKKVSRSPFKAAFKSNLTASLRALRQAAKSFSNLNFTSIPPEDFLTRSILTIDPQVPYTDERRPPPLEEEPTAALRRYLNPTTTARLEKPQSITNGPALRTFTASIQMQTYKVHRARSGPSPGRSPYPSVGPSSASNTSQQQQVKPTPSEYPMPGPRQREMRENPDFIRIAVMEMAMRKRGKLDDQRPGRARWALPPRKPSTKPYEVGPDGVPARWVPVSC, from the coding sequence ATGATGTCTGCACGTTCCTATCTTGTTTCCAGGCACGCCTCGCCgccccaacctcgacctaAATCTACACCTACACCTACACCtattcccacctcccaccttcgatcctcttcttctgcgccTGCGCCTACACCTACGTCCATCCGTACCATAGCTGAGGAATATGAACGCTTCCCTCAACATCCTACACCAGTCACcgtcagcaacagcagccgtGTTACCGCTCCCGCCATGCCCTCCAAGCGAAGAGAGACCAGTCGCCTTGGGTCCTCTGCCCTGAGCCCTCCTCGAACAACCACTACGATTTCTCGTCCTATAACCCCATCGACTCCTGTTCAGATTCCATCCAGACCAAAGTCTCGCGATACCCTTCGTCCCCAAAAACCACATCGCCACCATGGCGACCGAAGGCACAACTCGGCGTCGCACCGTCCCAAGGATGGACACTCACCAGATGTCATTCCGCCATCTGTGGCTGCGCTGCTTGCCATCACGAGCATTCCACCGCCTAGGCAGACCAGGAGTGTGAGGCaggccaagatggagaagcGCATGACTGTTGAGTCCATCATCGAGAGAGCCCAAGAATCCGAGAAGGAACTCAGCTTGTCCTTGAGCAAGAGTCCATTAGatctgctgctgatgtcACCCGAGGATCTCGAGGCGGAGTCAGACAGCATGTCTTATTGCGAGAGCTCGATGGGTTCGGTTCTGTCGACGAGGACTGTCTCTCTGGAGTCTATGCCATCTCTTTGCAACTCTTACGCTACCGATACACTTTCTTCCTTGGAATCTCCCCGGACACCAATTAGGAGGCGGAGTGTCAAGCCTACTCGGCGTTCCTTGACCCCCGTTGCTTCCCCTCCGGAGGAGGTCTTGTCTCACCCGCTCTCATCGCCCGAGGTGGCGGTTGAGCAGTTGGATTTCAGCGTTTTTGACGAGGACAAGGCTGAAACCCAAGACAAGAAGGTTTCGCGATCGCCTTTCAAGGCAGCATTCAAGTCGAATCTGACCGCTTCGTTGCGCGCCTTGCGCCAGGCCGCCAAGTCGTTCTCGAACCTGAACTTCACATCGATCCCACCAGAAGACTTTCTCACCAGGTCTATTCTCACCATCGACCCGCAGGTCCCTTACACTGATGAGCGCAGGCCACCTCCACTTGAGGAAGAGCCAACCGCAGCCTTGCGTCGCTACCTCAACCCGACGACAACTGCGCGACTCGAGAAGCCGCAGTCTATCACCAATGGTCCCGCCCTACGAACATTTACGGCATCGATTCAGATGCAAACATACAAGGTCCACCGAGCGCGAAGTGGACCTTCTCCTGGCCGCTCTCCCTACCCATCAGTAGGACCATCTTCGGCATCAAACACAtcgcaacagcaacaggtcAAGCCGACGCCCTCCGAGTACCCCATGCCTGGACCACGCCAGCGGGAAATGCGCGAGAACCCCGACTTCATCCGCATTGCTGTTATGGAGATGGCCATGCGCAAACGGGGCAAGCTGGACGACCAACGGCCGGGCCGGGCAAGGTGGGCTCTGCCGCCCCGAAAACCTAGCACGAAGCCGTACGAGGTTGGTCCGGATGGAGTTCCAGCCAGATGGGTTCCTGTCAGCTGCTGA
- the CDC25 gene encoding cell division cycle-related protein (COG:T; EggNog:ENOG503NUVS) yields MNGIVGSAPPGAMYVRALYDYEADDRTSLSFHEGDIIQVITRLESGWWDGVINGVRGWFPSNYCQIIDELPELEENGEPEQVEEEPDDHPEVYEGEYEDEDGSELDDVEGLPLEGTEGDRLRADFWIPQATPDGRLFYYNTMTGESRADLPLESPSSVTETGPRDRMNLSVPDRTRPPAEMIARGLTRDEEDESDVNSASELEGEALMNMRGSAPVSRRFQMGDGISPAPSMDSMNGQSPVTRARGETFPNGSSAQTPMVSSATAFTSSGFNLPTAATIPRSFFDDGTTPALNWPRLVSNMKKAIDRYREVITSGNRAEYVARAEDISDHLRLLLAAGSGTTDNHSGQPSIISTNKALYPHFRDMMSKFSKLVISSHIAAADWPNAESIQKCLQEADGVLLGVFSYLEVAKQQRGDEIPRLFPGFVIGSNAGGSWQNNGLGPRDAITTNFLEDEEGLVEPNALLDGKLLERLDELKRMVVSSIRELDKNLLVTDKIITPYKHEMIGNAVCAAGSKVLDMFKPWIAMIESIDLSLLDNTFQTPQLADFSTNKQSLYDNISDLILGCQAVAGPLADEWSEVRGQALEERLEYVRNCARALETNSSHIGFSLQLLSEQVSIVLQQQAETRMREEVPTREQPRRMETMPYERPHQRTESLSRPVRPGMPMGSQSFTEGDTMMTTNPYRKDDKLKKFFGEDPTPVQQTLIDDTPEFLRLDHDVDLSWDLKTQPPTVKGGSLMALVEQLTRHDKLDANFNNTFLLTYRSFTSARELFELLVKRFNLQPPEGLTQPEYDQWTNQKQKLIRFRIVNILKNWFDNFWMEDPSEEATKQLLRDVYNFAKDTVKSTETPGSGPLMTVLDQRLNGKEAGARRMIQTVNQNTPAPIMPKNMKKLKFLDIDVTEFARQLTIIESRLYGKIKPTECLNKTWQKKVGEGEPEPAPNVKALILHSNQMTNWVAEMILSQTDVRKRVVVIKHFVAVADKCRGLNNFSTLTSIISALGTAPIARLKRTWDQVPQRIHATLETMRKLMASTKNFGEYREALHAQQPPCIPFFGVYLTDLTFIEDGIPSIIKKTNLINFAKRAKTAEVIRDIQQYQNVAYSLQPVPELQDYILSNMQQAGDVHEMYDKSLQIEPREREDEKIVRVLAESGFL; encoded by the exons ATGAACGGCATCGTGGGGTCGGCACCTCCTGGTGCCATGTACGTCAGGGCGCTCTATGATTACGAGGCTGATGACAGGACGAGCTTGAGCTTTCATGAAGGCGACATTATCCAGGTCATTACTCGGCTCGAGAGCGGATGGTGGGACGGTGTCATCAACGGCGTCAGAGGCTGGTTTCCTAGTAATTACTGCCAGATCATTGACGAACTCCCAGAGCTTGAAGAAAACGGCGAGCCAGAacaggtcgaggaggaaccTGATGACCACCCGGAAGTATACGAAGGAGAGtatgaggatgaagatggctcCGAACTTGACGATGTCGAGGGCCTTCCCCTCGAGGGAACCGAAGGCGACAGGCTGAGGGCCGATTTCTGGATCCCTCAAGCCACTCCAGACGGCAGGCTATTCTACTACAACACCATGACGGGCGAGAGCAGAGCGGACCTGCCACTCGAGTCTCCCTCTTCGGTGACCGAGACAGGCCCAAGAGATCGCATGAATCTCAGTGTTCCCGACCGAACAAGGCCGCCGGCCGAAATGATTGCCAGAGGGCTGACccgagacgaggaggacgaatCGGACGTCAACTCGGCATCCGAATTAGAAGGCGAGGCTCTGATGAACATGCGAGGCTCAGCG CCTGTTTCACGCCGATTCCAGATGGGTGACGGTATTTCTCCAGCACCATCCATGGATTCTATGAACGGGCAGTCGCCGGTGACGAGAGCTCGCGGCGAGACGTTTCCAAACGGCAGCTCAGCTCAGACCCCAATGGTATCTTCAGCCACTGCGTTTACCAGCTCCGGGTTCAACCTGCCTACTGCTGCAACGATTCCGCGATCCTTTTTCGACGACGGAACGACACCTGCACTCAACTGGCCTCGTTTGGTGTCCAACATGAAGAAGGCTATTGACCGCTACAGGGAGGTCATCACGAGCGGCAACAGGGCAGAGTATGTTGCACGCGCTGAAGACATCTCAGATCACTTGCGCCTTCTCTTGGCAGCAGGCTCCGGAACGACCGACAACCACTCAGGCCAACCCTCGATCATCTCGACAAACAAGGCGCTCTACCCGCATTTCCGTGACATGATGTCCAAGTTTAGCAAGCTCGTCATCTCTTCACACATCGCGGCGGCGGACTGGCCCAATGCCGAGTCGATACAAAAATGCCTGCAGGAAGCCGACGGCGTCCTGCTAGGTGTCTTTAGCTATCTCGAGGTTGCAAAGCAGCAACGAGGCGACGAGATTCCACGACTGTTCCCAGGCTTTGTTATTGGGTCGAATGCGGGTGGCAGCTGGCAGAACAATGGACTAGGTCCTCGtgacgccatcaccaccaactttctcgaggatgaggaaggccTGGTTGAACCAAATGCCCTCCTGGATGGCAAGCTTCTGGAGCGGCTTGATGAGCTAAAAAGGATGGTGGTCTCGAGCATCCGTGAGCTGGATAAGAACCTGCTGGTTACGgacaagatcatcaccccctACAAGCACGAAATGATTGGAAATGCTGTTTGCGCCGCCGGCAGCAAGGTACTGGATATGTTCAAACCCTGGATTGCCATGATTGAATCAATCGACCTCTCGCTGCTGGACAACACGTTCCAAACGCCGCAACTTGCCGACTTTAGCACCAACAAGCAAAGTTTATATGATAATATCTCTGATTTGATTCTGGGTTGTCAAGCAGTGGCTGGTCCGTTGGCGGACGAGTGGTCAGAGGTGAGGGGTCAAGCTCTGGAGGAACGGCTGGAGTATGTCCGAAACTGCGCACGAGCACTGGAGACGAACTCATCCCATATCGGATTCTCGCTCCAGCTTCTTTCCGAGCAGGTTTCGATTGTCTTGCAGCAACAGGCCGAGACGCGCATGCGGGAAGAAGTGCCCACGCGAGAGCAACCAAGAAGGATGGAGACCATGCCATATGAACGACCGCATCAGCGGACAGAGTCGCTGTCGCGGCCTGTCAGACCGGGAATGCCTATGGGGTCGCAGTCGTTTACTGAAGGTGACACCATGATGACGACTAACCCGTACCGGAAGGATGACAAGCTTAAGAAGTTCTTTGGAGAAGACCCTACCCCGGTGCAGCAAACGTTGATTGACGACACCCCCGAGTTCTTGAGGCTGGACCACGATGTCGACCTTTCCTGGGACCTCAAAACCCAACCGCCAACGGTCAAGGGTGGTTCCCTGATGGCCTTGGTGGAGCAACTTACACGGCACGACAAGCTCGAcgccaacttcaacaacacctttCTTCTTACCTATCGGTCGTTCACATCAGCACGAGAGCTGTTTGAGCTTTTGGTGAAGAGGTTCAACCTGCAACCGCCAGAAGGACTGACCCAGCCCGAGTATGACCAGTGGACAAACCAGAAACAAAAACTGATCCGCTTCCGCATCGTCAATATCTTGAAGAACTGGTTCGACAACTTCTGGATGGAGGACCCAAGCGAGGAAGCCACGAAGCAGCTGTTGCGGGATGTTTACAACTTTGCCAAGGACACGGTCAAATCCACCGAGACGCCCGGTTCGGGTCCTCTGATGACGGTACTCGACCAGCGACTGAATGGCAAGGAGGCGGGCGCCCGCCGCATGATTCAGACGGTCAACCAGAACACGCCAGCTCCCATCATGCCAAAGAAcatgaagaagctcaagttCCTCGACATCGACGTTACCGAGTTCGCCCGCCAGCTCACGATTATCGAGTCCCGTCTGTACGGCAAGATCAAGCCAACCGAGTGTCTGAACAAGACTTGGCAGAAgaaggttggagagggagagccaGAGCCTGCTCCGAACGTGAAGGCCCTAATTCTTCATTCTAATCAAATGACCAATTGGGTGGCTGAGATGATCTTGTCACAGACCGACGTGAGGAAACGCGTCGTTGTTATCAAGCACTTTGTGGCGGTTGCCGACAAGTGCCGTGGGCTCAACAACTTTTCGACCCTcacatccatcatctccgccTTGGGTACTGCGCCTATTGCCCGCCTCAAGCGGACATGGGATCAAGTGCCGCAGCGCATTCACGCCACCCTGGAGACGATGCGCAAGTTGATGGCCAGCACCAAGAACTTTGGCGAGTACAGAGAAGCGCTGCACGCCCAACAGCCCCCCTGCATTCCCTTCTTTGGTGTTTACCTGACCGACTTGACCTTCATCGAGGACGGCATCCCgtccatcatcaagaagactAACCTCATCAACTTTGCCAAGCGAGCGAAGACGGCCGAAGTGATCCGGGACATTCAGCAGTACCAGAATGTGGCTTACTCGCTCCAGCCGGTCCCCGAGCTCCAGGATTACATACTCAGCAACATGCAGCAGGCGGGAGACGTGCACGAGATGTACGACAAGAGCTTGCAGATTGAGCCGCGCGAGCGGGAAGACGAAAAGATCGTCAG AGTTTTGGCCGAGTCTGGGTTCCTATGA
- the ASE1 gene encoding Microtubule bundling protein (BUSCO:EOG092628LW; EggNog:ENOG503NWI1; COG:D; COG:Z) — translation MDTSYLAQQVNTIIGQLHGLFDEIGVSSHERESREAELFSALSEALNNQVRLVTSEKKGMIEQAQKMMTTIRQMEASLDDSTSRRYEDEDMKITYPLTRCLKVLEKKQNQVSRLHRERFEQVKTLVQALESYSSHLEPSFVKIELPPTAPDQLIPPTFDLSPKYVDKLDAEFTRVYEEYMHRVETVKGLGENIIQLWAELGTPQAQTDNAIVKFYRDAPEQLGLHQEDLARLKAKRDKLLKEKENRERRLRDLKDTVEGLWERLEVDEADRKAFLNSNRGCGIRQINEFEEELARLNELKRQNLHIFVEDARLKLQELWDTLYLSEEEMLEFTPAFSDVYSDALLEAHEREIVRLEVLKEQRAPTLALVDKHKSLIQERDELAASAQDSSRLMMRGQKGERRDPGKLLREEKMRKRIAKDLPKVIAELRKGLEKWEDDYGRPFLVHGERYLDVIELEDPPKPTPGPRSKTPANASAAPTAVTPGTSRSNSTLSRAKSVGSLNKPNPQRNGNKTPTTASTTTTTTKPTLARAATVTANTVISKGSPIRGSTVSHPRPPLSNLRNGNNSPERPRASDSVSSATGSLRLVMRAPPPKMRDLMPAPELKMEAPTTMPSFRSSMKLGSSVSIVRQVQPEDVYDERDRYSSQNSSDSRPSSREYTTTSRQTNHTDDSSRPPTREYNPPSRQNSTREREYDSSSSSTRQSYEPPSRSPLQYSQSAAAQQRQVSDTSTIVSGVSGSENWETYDDTSEPEVDVSEAYYAKVRAAQQAVGFGTIRGVQKLRSGGGIPPPSSQQRAGNVVVDEDGNRILSGGSEWTDEDAF, via the exons aTGGACACCAGCTATCTGGCCCAGCAGGTCAATACAATAATTGGCCAGCTGCATGGCCTGTTTGACGAGATTGGAGTCTCCAGCCATGAGCGCGAGTCGCGAGAGGCAGAG CTCTTCTCTGCGCTTTCCGAGGCACTCAACAATCAAGTGCGACTTGTCACATCTgaaaagaaggggatgaTTGAGCAAGCGCAAAAAATGATGACCACCATTCGGCAAATGGAGGCTTCCCTAGACGACAGCACATCGCGCCGCtatgaggacgaggacatgAAAATCACTTATCCACTCACAAGGTGTCTCAAAGTTCTcgaaaaaaagcaaaatcAAGTCAGTCGGCTGCATAGAGAGCGATTCGAGCAGGTCAAGA CACTTGTTCAAGCGCTCGAGTCTTACTCGTCACATCTTGAACCATCATTTGTCAAGATTGAGCTGCCGCCCACCGCGCCAGATCAATTAATTCCTCCAACGTTTGACTTGTCACCCAAGTATGTGGACAAGTTGGATGCTGAGTTTACTCGTGTGTATGAGGAGTACATGCACCGCGTGGAAACTGTCAAGGGCTTGGGTGAGAATATCATCCAGCTCTGGGCTGAACTGGGAACCCCCCAAGCGCAAACAGATAATGCGATAGTGAAGTTTTATCGCGATGCCCCCGAGCAGCTTGGTCTTCACCAGGAGGATCTTGCTCGTCTGAAGGCCAAGAGGGACAAGCTTttgaaagagaaggagaaccGCGAAAGACGTCTTAGAGACCTCAAAGATACTGTTGAGGGTCTTTGGGAGAGgctcgaggttgatgaggcggACCGTAAGGCGttcctcaacagcaaccgcGGCTGCGGAATCCGGCAGATTAACGAGTTCGAGGAGGAACTTGCGCGCCTCAATGAGCTGAAGAGGCAAAACCTTCACATCTTTGTCGAGGATGCTCGTCTGAAGCTTCAGGAACTTTGGGACACCCTGTATCtttctgaggaggagatgctcGAGTTCACGCCAGCCTTCTCCGATGTCTACAGCGATGCTCTTCTTGAGGCCCACGAACGCGAAATCGTTCGGCTCGAGGTCCTCAAAGAGCAACGAGCTCCTACTCTGGCTCTCGTTGACAAGCACAAGTCCCTCATTCAAGAAAGAGACGAGCTTGCCGCTTCAGCCCAGGATTCTTCCAGACTAATGATGCGCGGACAGAAAGGCGAGAGACGCGACCCAGGCAAGCTACTGCGCGAAGAGAAGATGAGAAAGCGCATCGCCAAGGACCTCCCCAAGGTCATCGCCGAGCTCCGCAAAGGCCTTGAGAAGTGGGAAGACGACTACGGCCGACCATTCCTTGTACACGGAGAGCGCTACCTGGATGTCATCGAACTCGAAGATCCCCCCAAACCGACCCCCGGCCCCAGGTCGAAGACACCAGCCAACGCCTCGGCAGCGCCCACCGCTGTGACCCCGGGCACCTCCAGGTCAAACAGCACCCTCTCCCGCGCCAAAAGCGTAGGCAGCCTGAACAAACCGAACCCGCAGCGGAACGGAAACAAAACCCCCACCACGgcgagcaccaccaccaccaccaccaaaccaactcTGGCCAGGGCGGCAACAGTCACAGCTAATACAGTCATCAGCAAGGGCAGTCCGATCCGCGGAAGCACGGTTAGCCACCCCCGACCGCCGCTCTCAAACCTTAGGAACGGAAACAACTCCCCGGAGCGACCTCGAGCATCGGATTCGGTTAGTAGTGCGACTGGAAGTCTGAGGCTTGTCATGAGAGCGCCACCGCCGAAAATGAGGGATTTGATGCCGGCTCCCGAGCTGAAAATGGAGGCACCGACGACGATGCCATCTTTCAGGAGTTCGATGAAGCTGGGGTCGAGTGTCAGCATTGTGAGGCAAGTCCAGCCCGAGGATGTTTATGACGAGAGGGACAGGTATTCTTCCCAGAACAGCAGCGATAGCAGGCCGAGCAGCAGGGAATACACCACCACTTCGAGACAGACGAATCACACggacgacagcagcaggccgCCGACGAGGGAGTATAACCCGCCATCGAGGCAGAACTCGACAAGGGAGAGAGAGTATgattcgtcgtcgtcgtcgacgagGCAGAGCTATGAGCCGCCGTCGAGGAGTCCGCTGCAGTATTCACAGTCGGCAGCAGCACAGCAGAGGCAGGTGTCGGACACGTCGACTATTGTTAGCGGGGTGTCGGGGTCGGAGAACTGGGAGACGTATGATGATACGAGCGAGCCGGAGGTGGATGTGTCCGAGGCGTATTATGCCAAGGTTAGGGCGGCGCAGCAGGCGGTGGGGTTTGGGACTATTAGGGGGGTGCAGAAGTTGAggagtggtggggggattccgccgccgtcgtcgcagCAACGTGCTGGGAATGTTgttgtggatgaggatggaaaTAGGATTTTGAGTGGGGGGAGTGAGTGGACTGATGAGGATGCTTTTTGA